One window from the genome of Pelodictyon luteolum DSM 273 encodes:
- a CDS encoding dihydroorotase: MSIVFQEAHIISPSDGIDARGSIRVSDSGVIETLSIGETPLEPYAEEKVIAMRGKILSPGLFDMHCHFREPGQEYKETLLSGSAAAAAGGFTGVALMPNTTPVIDSPLGVTFIGYHAGNLPVDLEVIASMTEGSRGEKLTAFGSLKAYGVRAVSDDGTAIQASQSMRLAFEYASNFDMLIIQHCEDRSLTTGGVMNEGMWSSKLGLKGIPDISEAMMLARDLMLLRWLEEHKLHDPLCRPRYHAAHVSTAASLQLIREAKRDGLQVTCEVTPHHFTLTDQDLYLAEKKGNFIMKPPLTSPKNRDAVLEALADGTADAIATDHAPHALHEKECPPGEASFGIIGLETSLGLTMTELVMKGVITMHRAIELLSVNPRRILRLPPIRIREGEKANFTLIDPEAVWTVSADHLRSKSANTPFIGRQLKGRPMGIFHKGRLTASARGIIDAPEG, from the coding sequence ATGAGCATAGTTTTTCAGGAGGCGCATATCATCAGCCCCTCTGACGGCATTGACGCCAGGGGCTCAATCAGGGTATCCGACAGCGGGGTCATCGAGACCCTCTCGATTGGAGAGACCCCGCTTGAGCCTTATGCAGAAGAAAAAGTCATTGCTATGAGGGGTAAAATACTCTCCCCCGGCCTTTTCGACATGCACTGCCATTTCCGCGAACCCGGACAGGAATACAAGGAGACGCTTCTGAGCGGCTCGGCCGCCGCCGCAGCCGGAGGATTCACCGGAGTGGCGCTGATGCCGAACACCACGCCCGTCATCGACAGCCCTCTTGGGGTCACCTTCATCGGCTACCATGCCGGGAACCTCCCTGTCGACCTTGAGGTGATTGCCTCCATGACGGAAGGAAGCCGCGGTGAGAAGCTCACGGCGTTCGGAAGCCTGAAAGCCTACGGAGTGAGGGCCGTCTCGGATGACGGCACCGCCATCCAGGCAAGCCAGTCGATGCGCCTGGCGTTTGAATACGCCTCCAACTTCGACATGCTCATCATCCAGCACTGTGAAGACCGGTCCCTGACGACGGGAGGAGTCATGAATGAAGGAATGTGGTCGTCGAAACTCGGACTCAAGGGAATCCCCGACATCTCAGAGGCCATGATGCTTGCCCGTGACCTCATGCTGCTCCGCTGGCTCGAAGAGCACAAGCTGCACGACCCGCTCTGCCGCCCCCGATACCACGCAGCCCACGTCAGCACGGCAGCATCGCTCCAGCTGATCCGGGAAGCCAAGCGGGACGGCCTGCAGGTGACCTGCGAGGTCACCCCGCACCACTTCACCCTGACCGACCAGGACCTCTACCTGGCCGAAAAGAAAGGCAACTTCATCATGAAGCCTCCGCTTACCTCCCCGAAAAACCGGGACGCGGTGCTGGAAGCCCTTGCCGACGGCACAGCGGACGCCATTGCCACCGACCATGCGCCGCATGCCCTCCACGAAAAGGAGTGCCCCCCCGGCGAAGCTTCGTTCGGCATCATCGGACTGGAAACCTCGCTGGGCCTCACCATGACGGAGCTGGTGATGAAAGGAGTCATCACGATGCATCGGGCTATTGAACTTCTGTCGGTCAATCCGAGAAGAATCCTGCGGCTCCCCCCCATCCGCATCCGCGAAGGGGAAAAAGCCAACTTCACCCTCATCGATCCTGAAGCCGTCTGGACCGTATCTGCCGATCATCTCCGCTCCAAATCCGCCAACACCCCGTTCATCGGCCGCCAGCTGAAAGGCCGCCCTATGGGAATCTTCCACAAGGGCCGACTTACTGCAAGCGCCCGGGGCATAATTGACGCCCCGGAAGGGTGA
- a CDS encoding fumarylacetoacetate hydrolase family protein produces the protein MSDSSTLIARRPLAPRSIFCVGKNYRLHALEMLMMEGATPGTTETPEPEPIIFMKPGTALAGDSRIMMPYFEGRPLSRLMHYEAEIVLLVGRDTDGCTEETAMEYISAIGAGLDMTLRDVQLEAKKAGNPWLKSKGFRRSALVSDLVPLSEALPADDWTITLHSNGVLCQHAALGEMIHTPSALVHYLSYLYGLRRGDLIFTGTPAGVGPVSPGDTLRASLAMPDASGGTKELAVLEATVAEELNP, from the coding sequence ATGAGCGATTCCTCAACCCTCATCGCACGCCGTCCGCTCGCTCCCCGTTCGATCTTCTGTGTCGGAAAGAACTACCGCCTGCACGCCCTTGAGATGCTCATGATGGAAGGCGCAACCCCCGGAACTACGGAAACCCCCGAACCGGAGCCCATCATCTTCATGAAGCCTGGCACAGCACTTGCCGGTGACTCGAGGATCATGATGCCGTACTTCGAAGGCCGACCACTCTCACGCTTGATGCACTACGAGGCTGAAATAGTACTCCTGGTCGGGCGCGACACCGACGGATGTACTGAAGAAACCGCCATGGAATACATCTCGGCAATCGGCGCAGGCCTCGACATGACGCTTCGCGATGTGCAGCTTGAAGCAAAAAAAGCCGGCAACCCGTGGCTGAAAAGCAAGGGATTCCGCCGAAGCGCACTCGTTTCCGACCTCGTTCCCCTCAGCGAAGCCCTCCCGGCAGACGACTGGACGATTACACTCCACAGCAACGGCGTTTTGTGCCAGCATGCGGCGCTCGGGGAAATGATCCATACCCCTTCCGCTCTTGTCCACTATTTGTCGTATCTTTACGGACTGCGTCGGGGTGACCTTATATTTACCGGCACGCCGGCAGGAGTAGGGCCCGTCTCCCCCGGAGACACCCTCCGGGCATCGCTTGCGATGCCTGATGCATCCGGCGGAACGAAAGAGCTGGCCGTTCTTGAAGCCACAGTGGCCGAAGAGCTGAACCCATAA
- a CDS encoding 5-formyltetrahydrofolate cyclo-ligase, translating to MPHRHKAGIRACAIRARKSIPATEALAMSRAAALRALAERELKGARAVHLYLPMKAAVEMDTASLACGLAAMDIPLMVPVIDCGNDYRNEDEEGGRLVSVVYRPGMPLVRSCFGSPEPLERSLGDEYMIDAVVVPLVAVDRSGYRLGYGKGFYDRFLARLQHMGVRPCRIGFGFSMQLHDRLPCDPWDEPLDLFVDENAVTRFYPYQDKACHE from the coding sequence ATGCCGCATCGACACAAGGCCGGAATACGTGCCTGCGCCATCAGGGCGCGAAAATCAATCCCCGCCACAGAGGCTCTGGCCATGAGCCGGGCTGCGGCACTCCGGGCATTGGCGGAGAGAGAGCTGAAGGGAGCCCGCGCGGTGCACCTCTACCTTCCGATGAAAGCGGCTGTGGAGATGGACACGGCTTCACTGGCCTGCGGTCTCGCTGCTATGGATATACCCCTCATGGTCCCGGTCATTGATTGCGGGAATGATTACCGGAATGAGGATGAGGAGGGGGGGCGACTGGTTTCGGTCGTGTACCGTCCCGGCATGCCGCTTGTGCGGTCCTGTTTCGGCAGCCCTGAGCCCCTGGAGCGCTCTTTGGGTGATGAATATATGATCGATGCCGTTGTCGTTCCACTGGTCGCCGTGGACCGGAGCGGGTATCGTCTCGGATACGGAAAAGGGTTTTATGACCGCTTTCTTGCGCGTCTCCAGCATATGGGCGTTCGCCCCTGCCGTATCGGGTTCGGGTTCAGCATGCAGCTTCATGACAGACTGCCGTGTGATCCATGGGACGAGCCGCTCGACCTTTTTGTTGATGAAAATGCCGTAACGAGATTTTATCCATACCAAGACAAAGCATGTCATGAGTGA
- the ppk1 gene encoding polyphosphate kinase 1 — translation MSEEMPDAMLPQSLERQADFKDEDLYVNRELSWIYFNQRVLEEAVNAGAHPLLERVKFISIFSSNLDEYFMIRVAGIEDQYEAGIQDRTIDGFTPIEQLDSIREMVTRQIIQRNNCFYNDLLPAMQKEGISFLCFNDLDASRQEALRGYFRQEIYPVLTPLAFDTGHPFPFMSNLSLNLAIELEDAETGMKRFARVKVPSILPRMLPFSSIDGLCFDDSTTRFIWLEDLILNNLDMLFPKMRIIKSHLFRLVRDADIEIEEDEAGDLLETIEQGIRSRRYGKVVRLDISPEMPDSVRKLLMKNLQVSERNVYAIEGILGLGCLIELLRIERPDLKDEPFVPASPIEEQYGRNIFAAIRTRDQLLCHPYDSFQPVVDFIAQAAADPDVLSIKQTLYRVGSNSPIVKALMKAAESGKQVAVLVELKARFDEENNIVWARALEDVGAHVIYGLPGLKTHAKLTLIVRREYHKLQRYLHLGTGNYNPATGKIYTDYSLFTSNDEIADDVAELFNSLTGYSRNTEYRKLIVSPISTRRRIIEMIEGEVELHRRNGGGRIIMKMNALVDGRIIRSLYRASGAGVRIDLIIRGICCLKPGIPGVSENICVKSVIGRFLEHSRAYYFENGGIPAVYLGSADLMPRNLDHRVETLFPVLDSSIAADVKADLELILADNMKSWLMQPDGTYTPFAGEGEPVNSQAAFLHRSARKKPLFNLK, via the coding sequence ATGAGTGAAGAAATGCCAGATGCGATGCTTCCCCAAAGCCTGGAACGGCAAGCTGATTTCAAGGATGAGGACCTGTACGTAAACCGCGAGCTGAGCTGGATTTATTTCAATCAGAGAGTTCTCGAAGAGGCGGTGAACGCCGGCGCACATCCGCTTCTTGAACGGGTCAAATTCATTTCCATCTTCAGCTCCAACCTCGACGAATACTTCATGATCCGCGTGGCGGGAATAGAAGACCAGTATGAAGCCGGCATTCAGGACCGTACCATCGACGGATTCACCCCCATTGAGCAGCTCGACAGCATCCGCGAGATGGTCACCCGCCAGATCATCCAGCGCAACAACTGCTTTTACAACGACCTGCTTCCCGCAATGCAGAAGGAGGGTATCAGTTTCTTGTGCTTCAATGATCTCGACGCTTCCCGACAAGAGGCGCTGAGAGGGTATTTCCGCCAGGAGATCTATCCGGTGCTGACGCCGCTGGCGTTTGACACCGGCCACCCGTTTCCGTTCATGTCGAACCTTTCGCTCAATCTCGCCATAGAGCTTGAAGATGCAGAAACCGGCATGAAGCGGTTTGCAAGGGTGAAGGTGCCGAGCATCCTTCCGAGGATGCTTCCGTTCAGCAGCATCGACGGCCTTTGTTTCGATGACAGCACAACCCGGTTCATCTGGCTCGAGGATCTCATTCTCAACAACCTCGACATGCTCTTTCCGAAGATGCGGATCATCAAGTCCCATCTTTTCCGCCTGGTCCGCGATGCTGACATCGAAATCGAGGAGGACGAGGCAGGCGATCTGCTTGAGACAATCGAGCAGGGAATCCGTTCACGACGCTACGGCAAGGTTGTCCGGCTCGACATCAGTCCTGAAATGCCTGATTCGGTTCGCAAGCTCCTCATGAAGAACCTCCAGGTATCGGAGCGCAACGTCTATGCGATCGAAGGCATCCTCGGCCTCGGATGCCTGATCGAGCTGCTCCGCATAGAGCGCCCCGACCTCAAGGATGAGCCGTTTGTTCCGGCCAGCCCCATCGAAGAGCAGTACGGCCGGAACATTTTCGCAGCAATCCGGACCCGGGACCAGCTTCTCTGCCATCCATACGACTCGTTCCAGCCGGTTGTGGATTTCATCGCTCAGGCGGCAGCCGATCCCGACGTGCTCTCAATCAAACAGACCCTTTACCGCGTCGGCAGCAACTCGCCGATCGTCAAGGCCCTCATGAAGGCTGCCGAATCCGGCAAGCAGGTCGCCGTTCTCGTTGAGCTGAAAGCCCGTTTCGACGAGGAGAACAACATTGTCTGGGCAAGAGCGCTTGAAGATGTCGGAGCTCATGTCATCTACGGCCTGCCGGGCCTTAAAACACACGCCAAGCTGACCCTCATCGTGCGCCGCGAGTACCACAAACTGCAGCGCTACCTCCATCTCGGTACCGGCAATTACAACCCGGCGACAGGGAAAATCTATACCGACTACAGTCTCTTCACCTCAAACGACGAAATAGCCGACGATGTCGCTGAACTCTTCAACTCCCTGACCGGTTATTCAAGAAATACCGAGTACCGGAAGCTGATTGTTTCGCCAATCAGCACCCGCAGGCGCATCATTGAGATGATTGAGGGTGAGGTGGAGCTGCACAGGAGGAACGGGGGAGGGAGAATCATCATGAAAATGAACGCTCTTGTCGACGGCCGCATCATTCGTTCGCTCTACCGGGCATCGGGCGCCGGCGTGCGGATCGATCTCATAATCCGCGGAATATGCTGCCTCAAACCCGGCATTCCGGGCGTCAGCGAGAACATTTGTGTGAAAAGTGTCATCGGAAGATTTCTGGAACACAGTCGCGCGTATTATTTTGAGAACGGAGGCATTCCCGCAGTGTATCTTGGAAGTGCCGACCTTATGCCGAGAAATCTCGACCACCGGGTCGAAACGCTCTTTCCCGTACTGGATTCTTCCATCGCTGCAGATGTGAAGGCTGATCTGGAGCTGATCCTTGCCGACAACATGAAGTCCTGGCTGATGCAGCCGGACGGCACCTACACTCCTTTTGCGGGAGAAGGCGAGCCGGTCAACAGCCAGGCAGCGTTCCTGCACCGGTCCGCGAGGAAGAAGCCGCTTTTTAACCTCAAGTAG
- the rpiB gene encoding ribose 5-phosphate isomerase B, whose product MNIAVASDHAGVEFKKDIVAWLESHGHACTDMGPYTEDSVDYPDYAHKVGHSVASGESDQGILLCGTGIGVSISANKIPGIRAALCCRPEFATLARQHNDANILCFSARFTDLASIHESLDNWFSADFEGGRHQRRVDKIDPCS is encoded by the coding sequence ATGAACATTGCAGTAGCAAGCGACCATGCCGGCGTCGAATTCAAGAAAGATATCGTAGCCTGGCTCGAGAGCCATGGCCATGCCTGCACGGACATGGGGCCGTACACGGAGGATTCGGTCGATTACCCCGACTATGCCCATAAAGTAGGGCACTCTGTGGCTTCCGGAGAGAGCGATCAGGGGATCCTGCTCTGCGGTACCGGCATCGGTGTTTCGATCTCGGCAAACAAGATTCCCGGCATCCGTGCGGCACTCTGCTGCCGCCCTGAGTTCGCAACCCTTGCACGTCAGCACAACGATGCCAATATTCTCTGCTTCTCGGCACGTTTCACAGACCTGGCCAGCATTCATGAAAGCCTCGACAACTGGTTTTCCGCTGATTTTGAAGGCGGACGGCACCAGCGCAGGGTTGATAAGATAGATCCATGCTCCTGA
- a CDS encoding CBS domain-containing protein, with the protein MLLSDCMAHCLERHYPAFEDTTQADVVLGVLRREGLEAVPVLRDRKFVALVSYADFYRILEKKGTLEGLTMRKLGLKKAPAVASGDDLFVFFSRLGSISGPVIPVVDEGGVFEGVIRKDRLLGRVAEIFHLGAEGMTLELEVPAFGMKISEVVDAIEKNDATVQSFGSYIPSPEGEGMVIILRLIAQDPFRLVKNLEKYGYVIRYAAPLSAVTDEDLKEKALEFIRFMDL; encoded by the coding sequence ATGCTCCTGAGCGACTGCATGGCGCACTGCCTTGAGAGGCACTATCCCGCTTTCGAGGACACGACGCAGGCCGACGTTGTTCTTGGCGTCCTGCGTCGTGAAGGACTCGAAGCCGTTCCGGTCCTTCGCGACAGGAAGTTCGTGGCGCTCGTCTCATACGCCGATTTCTACAGGATTCTTGAGAAAAAAGGTACGCTGGAGGGGTTGACGATGCGTAAGCTTGGCCTCAAGAAGGCACCGGCTGTTGCATCCGGTGATGACCTGTTCGTGTTCTTTTCCCGTCTGGGGAGCATTTCGGGGCCGGTCATCCCGGTGGTCGACGAGGGCGGGGTATTCGAAGGTGTCATCCGGAAGGACAGGCTGCTTGGAAGGGTTGCCGAGATCTTTCATCTCGGTGCCGAAGGTATGACGCTTGAGCTTGAAGTGCCGGCGTTCGGCATGAAGATTTCCGAAGTGGTCGATGCCATCGAGAAAAACGATGCCACGGTCCAGAGCTTCGGTTCCTATATCCCTTCGCCTGAAGGGGAAGGGATGGTGATCATCCTGCGGCTGATTGCCCAGGATCCTTTCCGGCTGGTCAAGAACCTCGAGAAGTATGGCTACGTGATCCGCTATGCCGCACCGCTCTCTGCCGTCACCGACGAGGACCTGAAAGAAAAGGCGCTTGAGTTCATCCGCTTCATGGACCTTTAG
- a CDS encoding helix-turn-helix domain-containing protein: MHQPSALGERIRAVRRHYRETQEEFGEKIGISGNRVSELENGKGGTGAGVVQALCAAFSVRHQWVLSGKGEMLEKAEKSRDENDLSHRLLLLEERVGRIMGTATTDREETGEDEAVVQVPLYSSAVPAGMPAAAADEVECSVDFPRSWTKGKKNIYALTVSGDSMMDIGIMPGDTLLVEARETARDGQVVIASLNSEVTVKTLCISAGGAVALAPENRKYHPIPVPPDSDFRIMGVVLAAVRQYR, translated from the coding sequence ATGCACCAGCCATCAGCACTCGGAGAGAGAATACGGGCCGTCCGGCGCCACTACAGAGAGACCCAGGAAGAGTTCGGAGAAAAGATCGGGATTTCTGGAAACAGGGTCTCGGAACTTGAAAACGGAAAGGGCGGAACCGGCGCCGGCGTTGTCCAGGCGCTCTGCGCCGCTTTTTCAGTGAGACATCAATGGGTGCTTTCCGGCAAGGGAGAGATGCTGGAGAAGGCGGAAAAGTCTCGTGATGAAAATGACCTCTCCCATCGCCTGCTTCTGCTCGAAGAGAGGGTTGGCAGGATCATGGGGACTGCCACTACAGACCGTGAAGAGACCGGGGAGGATGAAGCTGTCGTCCAGGTCCCGCTCTACAGCAGCGCCGTTCCGGCAGGCATGCCTGCAGCCGCAGCCGACGAGGTGGAGTGCTCTGTTGATTTCCCCCGGTCATGGACCAAAGGCAAGAAAAACATCTATGCCCTTACCGTCAGCGGAGACAGCATGATGGATATCGGCATCATGCCAGGCGACACCCTGCTTGTCGAAGCAAGAGAAACCGCACGGGACGGGCAGGTGGTGATTGCGAGCCTGAATTCTGAGGTAACGGTGAAAACACTCTGCATCAGTGCGGGTGGAGCCGTTGCGCTTGCACCTGAAAACAGGAAGTACCATCCTATTCCGGTACCTCCGGACAGCGACTTCAGGATCATGGGGGTTGTGCTCGCGGCAGTAAGGCAGTACCGGTAA
- a CDS encoding M20 metallopeptidase family protein: MTPDRTSGLSMRIREQAEAVFPVIQAIRRDIHAHPELSYEEFRTSAIIHEYFKALGIEPEPQFLETGVVALLQGRAEGPLIALRADIDALPLSEENACAYSSQHPGTMHACGHDMHTAMLLGAASILAGMRDELSGSVLFIFQPAEEKAPGGARPLIEAGLFKRFNPSAVIGQHCFPNVPSGKVALCRGSFMAAADELYFTVSGQGGHASAPHKASDPVLAAAHIITAAQHLVSRVAPPHEPAVVSISSIQGGHAPNVIPSKVVMSGTMRTMNEDLRRLLHEKLHETVRHVGEGLGVEAEVEIRQGYPVLYNDPEITRHAAIACSEYLGRENVIDSEPLMTAEDFAYYLQEKPGTFWQIGTGLPEQDRSNMLHSPTFDPDENALSTGAGLLAYSAIRFMDYFAGEKG; this comes from the coding sequence ATGACTCCTGATCGTACGTCCGGCCTTTCCATGAGGATCCGGGAACAGGCCGAAGCTGTTTTTCCCGTCATCCAGGCCATCCGCCGGGATATCCATGCCCATCCGGAACTCTCGTATGAGGAGTTCCGCACCAGCGCAATCATCCATGAATATTTCAAGGCTCTTGGCATAGAGCCTGAACCGCAGTTTCTGGAAACCGGGGTCGTCGCGCTGTTGCAGGGAAGGGCGGAGGGTCCGCTTATCGCGCTCCGTGCCGACATAGACGCCCTGCCGCTTTCGGAAGAAAATGCCTGCGCGTACAGCTCTCAGCATCCGGGCACCATGCATGCATGCGGCCACGACATGCACACCGCCATGCTGCTTGGCGCAGCATCCATTCTCGCCGGCATGCGTGATGAACTTTCAGGCAGCGTACTCTTCATATTCCAGCCTGCAGAGGAAAAAGCGCCGGGCGGTGCCAGGCCACTCATTGAAGCCGGTCTCTTCAAGCGCTTCAACCCTTCTGCCGTCATCGGCCAGCATTGCTTCCCGAATGTTCCGTCCGGGAAGGTCGCCCTCTGCAGGGGCAGCTTCATGGCTGCCGCCGATGAGCTTTATTTTACGGTATCGGGGCAGGGCGGCCACGCATCAGCACCGCACAAGGCGTCGGACCCGGTGCTTGCCGCAGCCCATATCATCACGGCCGCCCAGCATCTGGTCAGCAGGGTAGCGCCTCCGCATGAGCCTGCTGTTGTGTCAATCTCTTCAATCCAGGGCGGACATGCTCCGAACGTCATCCCCTCGAAGGTCGTGATGAGCGGCACCATGAGGACGATGAACGAGGATCTGCGCAGGCTCCTGCATGAAAAACTGCACGAGACCGTACGCCATGTCGGCGAAGGGCTTGGTGTTGAGGCAGAAGTCGAAATACGGCAGGGCTATCCGGTGCTGTACAATGATCCGGAAATCACCCGCCATGCGGCGATCGCCTGTTCGGAATATCTCGGAAGGGAGAACGTCATCGACAGCGAGCCGCTCATGACGGCTGAGGATTTCGCATACTACCTGCAGGAGAAACCCGGTACGTTCTGGCAGATCGGTACAGGCCTTCCGGAGCAGGACCGATCCAACATGCTGCACTCTCCGACTTTTGACCCTGACGAAAACGCCCTGTCCACAGGAGCAGGGCTTCTGGCCTACTCGGCAATCCGCTTCATGGATTACTTTGCAGGAGAAAAGGGCTGA
- a CDS encoding class II fructose-bisphosphate aldolase encodes MQKQAVSYKSLGLCNSRELFQKAVSGGYAIPAYNFNNLEQLQAIIMACAETKSPVILQVSKGARSYANETLLRFLAQGAVAYAEELGSPIPIVLHLDHGDSFELCKDCIESGFSSVMIDGSHLPYEENVALTKKVVEYAHQFDVTVEGELGVLAGIEDEVSHAAHTYTQPEEVEDFVAKTGVDSLAISIGTSHGAFKFKPGEDPKIRLDILEEIEKRIPGFPIVLHGASSVPQELVKTINEHGGRLKDAIGIGEDQLRLAAKSAVCKINIDSDGRLAMTAAVRKVFDEKPEEFDPRKYLGPARDSLKQLYMHKIINVLGSNGKA; translated from the coding sequence ATGCAAAAGCAAGCAGTTAGTTATAAATCATTGGGCCTCTGCAACAGCAGGGAGCTTTTCCAGAAGGCGGTCTCCGGCGGCTACGCCATTCCGGCCTACAATTTCAACAACCTCGAGCAGCTGCAGGCTATCATCATGGCCTGTGCCGAGACCAAGTCCCCCGTCATCCTCCAGGTCTCAAAAGGTGCCAGGAGCTATGCCAACGAAACCCTCCTGCGCTTTCTTGCCCAGGGTGCGGTAGCGTATGCCGAAGAGCTTGGAAGCCCCATCCCCATCGTGCTTCACCTCGATCACGGCGACAGCTTCGAACTCTGCAAGGACTGCATCGAGTCGGGCTTTTCCTCCGTCATGATCGATGGTTCACACCTCCCGTATGAAGAGAACGTCGCACTGACGAAAAAAGTTGTCGAGTACGCACACCAGTTTGATGTGACGGTTGAAGGCGAGCTCGGCGTCCTTGCCGGCATCGAGGATGAAGTCTCCCACGCCGCCCATACCTACACCCAGCCTGAAGAGGTTGAGGACTTCGTTGCCAAGACCGGCGTCGACAGTCTCGCCATCTCGATTGGAACCTCGCACGGCGCATTCAAGTTCAAACCCGGCGAAGATCCCAAGATCCGCCTCGACATCCTAGAAGAGATCGAAAAGCGCATTCCCGGCTTCCCCATCGTTCTGCACGGTGCCTCATCGGTTCCCCAGGAACTGGTGAAAACCATCAACGAGCATGGTGGACGGCTCAAGGATGCCATCGGCATCGGCGAGGACCAGCTTCGCCTTGCCGCAAAATCGGCAGTCTGCAAGATCAACATCGATTCGGACGGCCGCCTGGCAATGACCGCAGCGGTCCGCAAGGTGTTTGACGAAAAGCCCGAGGAGTTCGATCCCCGCAAATACCTCGGTCCTGCCCGCGACTCCCTGAAGCAGCTCTACATGCACAAGATCATCAACGTGCTGGGATCCAACGGTAAGGCCTGA